One window from the genome of Streptomyces sp. NBC_01476 encodes:
- a CDS encoding cytochrome c oxidase subunit 4: MKIQGKMFLGLAVFMLASAIVYGLWSKETVGTTALFLSFGLTTMIGFYLSFTARRADNGAQDREDADVADDAGEVGFFSPHSWQPLFLAGGGALGFLGIIFGWWLFFFALPFALMGIFGWTFEYYRGEDRTQ; encoded by the coding sequence GTGAAGATCCAGGGCAAGATGTTCCTCGGCCTGGCCGTCTTCATGCTGGCCTCGGCCATCGTCTACGGCCTGTGGTCCAAGGAGACCGTCGGTACCACGGCGCTCTTCCTGTCCTTCGGGCTGACCACGATGATCGGCTTCTACCTGTCCTTCACCGCCCGCCGGGCGGACAACGGAGCACAGGACCGCGAGGACGCGGACGTCGCCGACGACGCCGGTGAGGTGGGCTTCTTCAGCCCGCACAGCTGGCAGCCGCTCTTCCTGGCGGGCGGCGGGGCGCTCGGCTTCCTCGGCATCATCTTCGGCTGGTGGCTGTTCTTCTTCGCGCTGCCGTTCGCGCTGATGGGCATCTTCGGCTGGACCTTCGAGTACTACCGGGGCGAGGACCGCACGCAGTAG
- the ctaD gene encoding aa3-type cytochrome oxidase subunit I — MSILNEPAGAAPVEDDSYADELPVKPRKPGSVVITWLTTTDHKTIGSLYLITSFVFFLIGGVLALLMRAELARPGNQFLSNEQYNQAFTMHGTVMLLMFATPLFAGFTNWIMPLQIGAPDVAFPRLNMFAYWLYLFGSLIAVGGFVTPQGAADFGWFAYSPLSNVVHSPGVGSDMWIMGLALSGFGTILGAVNFITTIICMRAPGMTMFRMPIFCWNVLLTAVLVLLAFPVLAAALLALEADRKFGAHIFDSANGGALLWQHLFWFFGHPEVYIIALPFFGIISEVIPVFSRKPMFGYIGLVAATISIAGLSVTVWAHHMYVTGGVLLPFFSFMTFLIAVPTGVKFFNWIGTMWKGSLSFETPMLWAIGFLITFAFGGLTGVILAAPPLDFHVSDSYFVVAHFHYVVFGTVVFAMFAGFHFWWPKMTGKMLDERLGKITFWTLFFGFHGTFLVQHWLGAEGMPRRYADYLAADGFTTLNTVSTISSFLLGLSILPFLYNVWKTAKYGKKVEVDDPWGYGRSLEWATSCPPPRHNFLTLPRIRSESPAFDLHHPEIAAAELLAHTPDKALAGAESSEEGK, encoded by the coding sequence ATGAGCATTCTCAACGAACCCGCGGGGGCGGCCCCCGTCGAGGACGACTCCTACGCGGACGAACTCCCGGTCAAGCCGAGGAAGCCCGGGTCGGTGGTGATCACCTGGCTGACCACCACGGACCACAAGACCATCGGCAGCCTGTACCTGATCACGTCGTTCGTCTTCTTCCTCATCGGCGGCGTGCTGGCGCTGCTGATGCGCGCCGAACTGGCCCGGCCGGGCAATCAGTTCCTGTCGAACGAGCAGTACAACCAGGCCTTCACGATGCACGGCACCGTGATGCTGCTGATGTTCGCGACTCCGCTCTTCGCCGGCTTCACCAACTGGATCATGCCGCTGCAGATCGGCGCGCCCGACGTGGCGTTCCCGCGGCTGAACATGTTCGCCTACTGGCTCTACCTGTTCGGCTCGCTGATCGCGGTCGGCGGCTTCGTCACCCCGCAGGGCGCCGCCGACTTCGGCTGGTTCGCGTACTCCCCGCTCTCCAACGTCGTGCACTCGCCCGGCGTCGGCAGCGACATGTGGATCATGGGTCTGGCGCTTTCCGGCTTCGGCACCATCCTCGGCGCGGTCAACTTCATCACTACGATCATCTGCATGCGCGCCCCCGGCATGACGATGTTCCGGATGCCGATCTTCTGCTGGAACGTGCTGCTGACCGCCGTCCTGGTGCTGCTCGCCTTCCCGGTGCTGGCCGCCGCGCTGCTCGCGCTCGAAGCCGACCGAAAATTCGGCGCCCACATCTTCGACTCGGCCAACGGCGGAGCGTTGCTGTGGCAGCACCTCTTCTGGTTCTTCGGACACCCAGAGGTGTACATCATCGCGCTGCCGTTCTTCGGCATCATCTCCGAGGTCATTCCGGTATTCAGCCGCAAGCCGATGTTCGGTTACATCGGTCTGGTCGCGGCGACCATTTCCATCGCCGGTCTGTCGGTGACCGTGTGGGCGCACCACATGTACGTCACCGGCGGAGTGCTGCTGCCGTTCTTCTCCTTCATGACGTTCCTCATCGCGGTGCCCACCGGGGTGAAGTTCTTCAACTGGATCGGCACGATGTGGAAGGGCTCACTGAGTTTCGAGACACCGATGCTCTGGGCCATCGGCTTCCTGATCACCTTCGCCTTCGGTGGTCTGACCGGTGTCATCCTGGCCGCCCCACCGCTGGACTTCCACGTCTCCGACTCGTACTTCGTGGTGGCGCACTTCCACTACGTGGTCTTCGGCACGGTGGTCTTCGCGATGTTCGCCGGCTTCCACTTCTGGTGGCCGAAGATGACCGGCAAGATGCTGGACGAGCGGCTCGGCAAGATCACCTTCTGGACGCTCTTCTTCGGCTTCCACGGCACCTTCCTGGTCCAGCACTGGCTGGGCGCGGAGGGCATGCCCCGCCGGTACGCGGACTATCTGGCCGCTGACGGGTTCACCACGCTGAACACCGTCTCGACGATCAGCTCGTTCCTGCTCGGCCTGTCGATCCTGCCGTTCCTCTACAACGTGTGGAAGACGGCGAAGTACGGCAAGAAGGTCGAGGTCGACGACCCGTGGGGTTACGGCCGTTCGCTGGAGTGGGCGACCTCCTGCCCGCCGCCGCGGCACAACTTCCTCACCCTGCCGCGGATCCGCTCCGAATCCCCGGCGTTCGACCTGCACCACCCGGAGATCGCGGCGGCCGAGCTGCTGGCGCACACCCCGGACAAGGCGCTCGCCGGCGCGGAGAGCTCGGAGGAGGGCAAGTGA
- the ctaC gene encoding aa3-type cytochrome oxidase subunit II — translation MSPNGSDRSSRRPMRRWLPQALAAGLVLATATGCSYKDYPRLGMPSPATEQAPRILALWQGSWAAALVTGALVWGLILWSVIFHRRSRTKIEVPPQTRYNMPLEALYTIVPIIVIAVLFYFTARDESKLLDTSKKPQHIINVVGFQWSWGFNYVENVDGDPATGANVPPNLSQIPTNKLLFPAGAEGVYDVGTPATKDPDTGDPGPTLWLPEGQTVRFVLTSRDVIHSFWVIPFLMKMDVIPGHTNVFQVTPDKLGTFRGKCAELCGVDHSRMLFNVHVVTPEQYQQHLKDLAAEGQTGYIPAGVATTGNAKNSEPKTT, via the coding sequence GTGAGTCCCAACGGCTCCGACCGCTCGTCGCGGCGCCCGATGCGGCGATGGCTGCCGCAGGCGCTGGCCGCGGGCCTGGTCCTTGCGACCGCCACGGGTTGCTCTTACAAGGACTACCCCCGCCTCGGCATGCCCAGCCCGGCCACGGAACAGGCACCCAGGATCCTCGCCCTGTGGCAGGGCTCCTGGGCCGCCGCACTGGTGACGGGCGCGCTCGTCTGGGGCTTGATCCTGTGGAGTGTGATCTTCCACCGGCGCAGCCGGACCAAGATCGAGGTCCCTCCGCAGACCCGCTACAACATGCCGCTCGAGGCGCTCTACACCATCGTTCCGATCATCGTGATCGCGGTGCTCTTCTACTTCACCGCCCGCGACGAGTCGAAGCTGCTGGACACGTCGAAGAAGCCGCAGCACATCATCAACGTGGTCGGCTTCCAGTGGAGCTGGGGCTTCAACTACGTCGAGAACGTGGACGGCGACCCGGCGACCGGCGCGAACGTGCCGCCGAACCTGTCCCAGATCCCGACGAACAAGCTGCTCTTCCCGGCCGGTGCCGAGGGTGTCTACGACGTCGGCACTCCGGCGACCAAGGACCCGGACACCGGTGACCCGGGCCCGACGCTCTGGCTGCCCGAGGGCCAGACAGTGCGCTTCGTGCTCACCTCGCGGGACGTCATCCACTCGTTCTGGGTGATCCCGTTCCTGATGAAGATGGACGTCATCCCCGGCCACACCAACGTCTTCCAGGTGACGCCGGACAAGCTCGGCACCTTCCGCGGCAAGTGCGCGGAGCTCTGCGGTGTCGACCACTCCCGGATGCTCTTCAACGTGCATGTCGTGACGCCCGAGCAGTACCAGCAGCACCTCAAGGACCTGGCGGCGGAGGGCCAGACCGGGTACATCCCGGCGGGCGTCGCCACCACGGGCAACGCGAAGAACTCGGAGCCCAAGACGACATGA